GAATAACAAGGACAGTATCGGAACGGTTAAATTTAAATAGGGGGGACGGGATGAACAAAGAAGAAGCCATTGATATTGTCCGCGACGCCGGGTTTGGGTTTTTGGCCACGGTGGGAGGGGACCAGCCGCACGTGCGGCCCATGATGCCTTATTTGACCGAAGAAGGGGAATTATTGCTGGCCCTTTTGGGCCGTTCGCGCACCATTTCTGATATCAAATCCAACCCCAAGGTTGAAGTGTGTTTCGTGGACCGCAAAATGTGGTATTGCCGCGTGACGGGAACGGCTGTTTTGAGCGATGACGCGGCTAAGAAAAATCTGGTTTGGGAAGGCATCCCTATGCTGCGCCAGTATTTTGCCGGCCCGCAGGACCAGGGCTTCCATTTGGCGGTCATCACGATCAAAAGCATTGAAGCCATGACGCCCCACGGCCGCACGCCGGAACAGATCAACTTATAAAAGGAGGATTTATGCACATTGACAAAGAAAACGCGGAATTAAGCTGGATATCGATGGTCTTAAGGGTCGCCATGGCGTCTTTGTTCGCAGTGGCGGCTTACGGCAAATTCACCGGTTTGGAGAATTATACGGCCATGATCATGGGCATGTTCAAAGACACGTTTTTGCCCGCCTGGCTTTTATCGCCGTATGTCAATCTTTTGCCGTATGCGGAGGCCCTGGCAGCTATTTGGCTCTTGGTTGGGGTCAAGCTTAGGGAGGCCTGGGTATTTACGGCTTTTTTGCTGGTCAGTTTGGCATTTGGCATAATGGTGATCAAACAGAGCGCGGCAGATAACTTTGTTTTTGTGCTGGTCGCATGCCTGGGGCTGTATGCCAGCCGGTATGATGCCTGCGCCTTAGGGAAATGCTGTAAGAAATAAGCCAGGGAATCCAGGCCTTGCGTATGCGGTGAATATGTGGTATATTTACCGCATAAGGTGCGGTGAATATGCGGTATATATATCAACTTAATAATTGGCCAAAATTCGCCTGGAACCATAAAAAGATCTCAGGCCTGCTTGGCCCCATACGCAATCGCCAGGGGCAGTTGACCGGGCGAATGGGGGCGATGGGATTTTTGCTGCGTTCGGAAGCCCTGCTGCAGACGCTCACGCTGGATGTCCTCAAAAGTAGTGAGATCGAAGGGGAACATCTTAACCCTGACCAGGTGCGTTCGTCTATTGCCCGTAAATTGGGGATGGACATCGGAGGACTTGTGCCTTCCGACAGGAATGTGGACGGTATGGTGGCCATGATGCTTGATGCGACCCAGTATTTTAATAAACCTCTGACGAAGGCTCGTCTGTTCGGTTGGCAATCCGGTCTTTTTCCAGGGGGTTATAGTGGAATGCACAAGATCGTCACCGGCGGCTGGCGCGATGACCGGCACGGTCCTATGCAGGTTGTTTCTGGCCCGGTTGGCAGGGAACGTGTCCATTTTGAGGCACCGGATGCCGCCCGTCTTGAAGCGGAAATGAAGACCTTCCTTCAGTGGTTCAATGCCGTAGCAGAGATCGACCCGGTCCTTAAAGCAGCCATCGCCCATTTATGGTTTGTGATCATTCATCCTTTTGAGGATGGGAATGGACGTTTGGCCAGGGCGATAACAGACATGCAGCTGGCCCGTGCTGATGGCAGTAGCCAGCGTTTTTATAGCATGTCTGTGCAGATCGGGCAGGAAAGAAATACCTATTATACCATCCTGGAAAAAACACAGGAAAGCGATGACTTGGACATTACATCATGGCTGGAATGGTTCTTAAACTGCCTAGACCGGGCGATTACGGCAACCGAGAATACATTAGCCAAGGTCCTTAGGAAAGCCCGGTTTTGGGCGGAACAACCAGTTGCAGCCATTAACGAGCGTCAACGGACGATGATCAACCGGTTATTTGACGGTTTTGAGGGGAAGTTGACGTCATCCAAATGGGCCAAGATCACCAAATGTTCGACTGATACGGCATTGAGGGATATCCTGGATCTTATTAAAAAAGGGGTCCTGACTAAGGAAATAG
This window of the Candidatus Omnitrophota bacterium genome carries:
- a CDS encoding pyridoxamine 5'-phosphate oxidase family protein gives rise to the protein MNKEEAIDIVRDAGFGFLATVGGDQPHVRPMMPYLTEEGELLLALLGRSRTISDIKSNPKVEVCFVDRKMWYCRVTGTAVLSDDAAKKNLVWEGIPMLRQYFAGPQDQGFHLAVITIKSIEAMTPHGRTPEQINL
- a CDS encoding Fic family protein yields the protein MRYIYQLNNWPKFAWNHKKISGLLGPIRNRQGQLTGRMGAMGFLLRSEALLQTLTLDVLKSSEIEGEHLNPDQVRSSIARKLGMDIGGLVPSDRNVDGMVAMMLDATQYFNKPLTKARLFGWQSGLFPGGYSGMHKIVTGGWRDDRHGPMQVVSGPVGRERVHFEAPDAARLEAEMKTFLQWFNAVAEIDPVLKAAIAHLWFVIIHPFEDGNGRLARAITDMQLARADGSSQRFYSMSVQIGQERNTYYTILEKTQESDDLDITSWLEWFLNCLDRAITATENTLAKVLRKARFWAEQPVAAINERQRTMINRLFDGFEGKLTSSKWAKITKCSTDTALRDILDLIKKGVLTKEIAGGRSTSYRLI